One part of the Haliotis asinina isolate JCU_RB_2024 chromosome 2, JCU_Hal_asi_v2, whole genome shotgun sequence genome encodes these proteins:
- the LOC137271728 gene encoding uncharacterized protein: MYRQRHRNVPRLPASRPEIHLEDKWAEKEAGERFLHRISNDILLFTTDKNMKILCDADTIYCDGTFFAAPRLFHQIYTIQAQFQGHMFPLVYGLLPDRKETTYSAVFEYLHQLAETLTLHFSPPVVQLDFQLAAHNAVRSAFSPTTHLRGCFFHYCQCLWRRVQKENLVNNEEDNDVRRIVRRAAALPLCPLDKVDNIWLDCIADSFNDLKLRSFMDYVTASWVEGNQFSPLVWNHFGYEGPRTNNHLEGSHHKLNQQARKSHPNIFEVVGVFKREQSVSKVSCARLTTYPSAPQRKCRYRQIDSRLRSLSQDLRNQDIDDMEYVDCVSELLKLE, translated from the coding sequence ATGTATAGACAGAGACACAGGAATGTTCCCAGACTGCCTGCTTCCAGACCTGAGATTCATCTTGAGGACAAGTGGGCTGAGAAAGAAGCTGGCGAGAGATTCCTTCATCGGATCAGCAACGACATCCTCCTCTTCACCACAGACAAGAACATGAAGATCCTCTGTGACGCTGATACAATATATTGTGACGGAACATTCTTTGCTGCACCTCGTCTCTTCCACCAGATATATACAATTCAAGCCCAGTTCCAAGGACACATGTTTCCCCTAGTGTATGGACTACTACCAGATAGGAAGGAGACAACTTACTCTGCTGTGTTCGAGTACCTTCATCAGTTGGCTGAGACCCTGACCTTGCATTTCAGTCCTCCTGTTGTTCAGCTGGATTTTCAGTTGGCAGCCCATAATGCAGTAAGATCGGCTTTCTCCCCAACAACCCATCTTCGGGGGTGCTTTTTTCATTATTGTCAGTGCCTCTGGAGGAGAGTTCAGAAAGAGAACCTCGTCAACAACGAGGAGGACAATGATGTGCGGAGGATAGTACGTCGAGCTGCTGCTCTTCCCCTGTGCCCCCTTGACAAAGTAGATAATATTTGGTTAGATTGTATTGCTGACAGCTTCAATGACCTCAAACTGCGATCATTCATGGATTATGTGACTGCTTCGTGGGTGGAGGGTAACCAGTTTTCCCCATTGGTGTGGAACCATTTCGGATACGAAGGACCAAGGACAAATAACCACCTAGAAGGGTCCCATCACAAACTTAATCAGCAAGCCAGAAAGAGTCACCCCAATATTTTTGAAGTCGTTGGAGTGTTCAAAAGGGAGcagtcagtgagcaaagtgtcCTGTGCCCGACTAACAACCTACCCTAGTGCTCCACAGAGGAAATGCCGCTACCGGCAGATAGACAGTCGTCTTAGATCCCTGAGTCAAGATCTACGGAACCAGGACATAGATGATATGGAATATGTTGACTGTGTATCTGAACTGTTAAAACTGGAGTGA
- the LOC137273569 gene encoding phospholipase A and acyltransferase 2-like — protein sequence MSCEQIYSHRDLEVGDLVEFKRGLYSHWAVYIGGGEVVHLAGEEDDGLGGVGGRHVFTISGKTFNKAVVRVDQFDVVAGGDKVYRNNTKDKKWTPFSAAEIVRRALSKMGRVGYNLIFSNCEHFVSWCRYDMERSDQVDSFKTGFMVGLAAVATTAIVSFLGGRSKTKEKKEEEPH from the exons ATGAGTTGTGAGCAGATTTACAGCCATCGTGATCTGGAGGTGGGAGATCTGGTGGAGTTCAAGCGAGGGCTGTATTCTCATTGGGCAGTTTACATAG GAGGTGGAGAGGTCGTTCACCTGGCAGGGGAAGAAGATGATGGGCTGGGTGGCGTTGGGGGAAGACACGTTTTCACTATCAGTGGTAAAACATTTAACAAGGCCGTGGTCCGTGTTGACCAGTTTGACGTTGTTGCTGGAGGAGACAAAGTCTACAGAAACAATACCAAGGACAAGAAGTGGAC TCCATTCTCAGCAGCCGAGATTGTAAGAAGAGCTCTGTCTAAGATGGGTCGTGTTGGCTACAACCTCATCTTCAGTAACTGTGAACATTTTGTGTCTTGGTGCAGATACGACATGGAAAGGAGTGATCAG gTGGACAGTTTCAAGACTGGGTTCATGGTTGGGTTAGCAGCAGTTGCGACAACTGCCATTGTTTCGTTCCTCGGAGGAAGAAGTAAAACAAAGGAGAAGAAGGAAGAAGAACCTCACTAG